In one window of Pagrus major chromosome 12, Pma_NU_1.0 DNA:
- the scarb2c gene encoding lysosome membrane protein 2c produces the protein MLLKSCCIYTIGVFSILILISGIVLVLSDVFPHIVQTVVKKEVVLKNGTMAFEAWENPPAPIYMQFYFFNLTNPMEVLDGDRPAVVEIGPYTYREYRPMEQVNFQDNGTKVSAVNTKTYIFQPNMSRGPESDLIRTVNIPAMTVMERFKDSAFAANLISSYMSGTDQGLFVTHTVGELLWGYEDGLLKALRIVQPDLDDVFGLFYKSNASNDGEYVFLTGQENYKDFARVDTWNSQSSLDWWSSDECNMINGTNGAFFHSVIAKNETLYMFSSDLCRSLYALYEEDVNVKGIPGYRFSPPSEVFANMTVNPANAGFCVPAGNCLGSGVLNVSGCKQGAPIIMSSPHFYQADEKYVQGVFGMSPKKEQHQTTIDINPLTGIILQAAKRLQVNVYIEKLPSFSQTGDVRTVVLPVVYLNESVVIDDGSAAKLQAIVTEQNVVVNIPFMLIGLGIVLGGIFMFLMCRQKVPESTAAERQPLLSS, from the exons ATGCTACTGAAATCATGCTGCATTTACACCATCGGAGTTTTTTCTATACTAATTTTGATTTCGGGTATTGTTTTGGTCTTGTCGGACGTGTTTCCACACATTGTTCAGACGGTGGTTAAGAAG GAAGTAGTTTTGAAAAATGGAACTATGGCGTTTGAGGCCTGGGAGAATCCACCAGCCCCCATCTACATGCAGTTTTACTTCTTTAATCTGACCAATCCCATGGAGGTGCTGGATGGGGACAGGCCTGCAGTCGTGGAGATTGGACCCTATACATACAG AGAGTACCGGCCTATGGAGCAAGTGAATTTCCAGGACAATGGTACTAAAGTATCAGCTGTCAACACTAAGACCTACATATTCCAGCCTAACATGTCCCGAGGTCCAGAGAGTGACCTCATCAGGACAGTCAACATCCCTGCTATG ACGGTGATGGAGAGATTCAAGGACAGCGCCTTTGCGGCCAATTTGATCTCCTCCTACATGTCGGGCACAGACCAAGGCCTGTTTGTCACCCACACAGTGGGAGAGCTGCTGTGGGGATATGAAGACGGCCTGCTCAAAGCTCTCAGAATTGTACAACCTGACCTGGATGATGTCTTTGGACTCTTCTATAAG AGCAACGCCTCCAATGACGGGGAATATGTATTCCTCACTGGACAGGAAAACTACAAAGACTTTGCTAGAGTGGATACGTGGAACAGTCAAAG CTCGCTGGATTGGTGGTCGTCTGATGAGTGCAATATGATCAATGGAACCAATGGTGCTTTTTTCCATTCAGTCATCGCTAAGAATGAGACGCTCTACATGTTCTCCTCTGACCTGTGCAG GTCTCTGTACGCTCTGTATGAGGAGGATGTGAACGTGAAGGGGATCCCTGGGTATCGCTTCAGTCCCCCGAGTGAGGTGTTTGCCAATATGACCGTGAACCCGGCCAATGCAGGCTTCTGTGTCCCTGCAGGAAACTGCTTGGGCTCTGGCGTGCTGAATGTCAGCGGATGTAAACAAG GAGCTCCCATCATAATGTCCTCACCACACTTCTACCAGGCAGATGAGAAATATGTTCAAGGTGTATTTGGGATGAGCCCGAAGAAGGAGCAGCACCAGACTACGATTGATATCAATCCG CTAACAGGAATCATCCTGCAGGCAGCAAAGCGGCTCCAGGTCAACGTCTATATCGAGAAACTCCCCAGTTTCAG tcaaaCAGGAGACGTGAGGACAGTCGTCTTACCTGTGGTTTATCTCAATGAG AGCGTCGTCATTGACGACGGGTCAGCAGCGAAGCTGCAGGCGATTGTTACCGAGCAGAATGTGGTGGTGAACATTCCATTCATGCTGATTGGTCTCGGCATCGTTCTGGGAGGAATCTTCATGTTCCTGATGTGTCGACAGAAAGTCCCTGAG AGCACTGCTGCTGAGCGACAGCCCCTGCTCTCATCATAG
- the LOC141006250 gene encoding liver-expressed antimicrobial peptide 2, with amino-acid sequence MTSVVIIKLISTTLILYLPLQVNSLPLPDDWNGLLQRTKRSLLWRWNSMKPVGASCRDHMECGTKYCRYGTFRKLKHFQLALTVRRHL; translated from the exons ATGACCTCAGTTGTCATTATAAAACTGATAAGTACCACTCT CATCTTATATTTGCCTTTACAGGTCAATTCACTGCCTTTACCTGACGACTGGAATGGCTTGCTGCAGCGGACCAAACGGTCACTTCTGTGGCGATGGAACAGCATGAAGCCTGTGGGCGCCAGCTGCAGGGATCACATGGAGTGCGGCACAAAATACTGCAGGTACGGCACCTTTAGGAAACTCAAACATTTCCAGCTGGCACTCACAGTCAGAAGACatttatga